In the genome of Jeotgalibacillus haloalkalitolerans, one region contains:
- a CDS encoding M3 family oligoendopeptidase: MLKFSDYEYKRPDLEQIKAEFNQQLEAFRDAQALKEQEQIILKINQLRDDVSTQGNLAFIRASINTKDEFYENERNFFDEAGPEFEELSTLFYQELVKSPYRRELEEKWGTQFFDLADFSIKSFKPEIIPLLQEENRLSSEYSRLVASAEIQFEGEVLTLAQIDPYTESTDRQIREKAVKAKFDFFAENEKKFDELYDKLVKTRHQIAQKLGYKNFVDVGYLRMLRVDYNAEKVAKFRDQVRTYIVPLATKLRERQKERIGVQDLMFWDESLAFLTGNANPEGGPEWIIEKGKQMYQELSPETNEFFTFMNERELMDLEAKKGKEAGGYCTFIENYEAPFIFSNFNGTSGDIDVLTHEAGHAFQVYMSRHTDIPEYVWPTHEAAEIHSMSMEFLTWPWMENFFGEQTEKYKFAHLSSGILFLPYGVAVDEFQHRIYEKPDMTPAERKAVWKELEEIYLPHRNYGDHNYLNSGGVWQRQGHIYEAPFYYIDYTLAQICAFQFWKKSREDFDAAWKDYVHLCKLGGSKSFTELVKEANLKSPFEEGSLESVVKEIENWLDGVDDKKL; the protein is encoded by the coding sequence ATGTTGAAGTTTAGTGACTATGAATATAAACGTCCTGATCTGGAGCAGATAAAAGCTGAATTTAATCAGCAGCTTGAAGCATTTCGAGATGCACAGGCACTCAAGGAACAGGAACAGATTATTTTAAAGATTAACCAGCTGAGAGATGATGTTTCCACTCAGGGAAACCTGGCATTTATCAGAGCGTCAATTAATACAAAAGATGAATTTTATGAGAATGAAAGAAATTTTTTCGACGAAGCCGGACCTGAGTTTGAGGAGTTAAGTACGCTGTTTTATCAGGAACTAGTAAAGTCACCTTACCGGAGAGAGCTGGAGGAGAAATGGGGCACTCAGTTCTTTGATCTGGCTGACTTCTCAATTAAATCTTTTAAACCGGAAATTATTCCATTACTTCAGGAAGAAAACCGTCTGTCATCCGAATATTCCAGGCTGGTGGCATCAGCTGAGATCCAGTTTGAAGGGGAAGTGCTGACACTTGCGCAGATTGATCCTTATACTGAGTCTACTGATCGTCAAATCCGGGAAAAAGCTGTAAAAGCAAAATTTGATTTTTTTGCGGAAAATGAGAAAAAATTTGATGAACTGTATGACAAACTGGTGAAAACGAGACATCAGATTGCACAAAAGCTGGGGTATAAAAACTTCGTGGATGTCGGTTACCTGAGGATGCTGAGAGTGGATTATAACGCAGAGAAAGTTGCGAAATTCAGAGATCAGGTACGTACATATATCGTTCCTCTTGCCACAAAGCTCAGAGAACGGCAAAAAGAGAGAATCGGTGTGCAGGATTTAATGTTCTGGGATGAATCACTGGCATTTTTAACAGGGAATGCAAATCCTGAAGGTGGTCCTGAATGGATTATTGAAAAAGGAAAACAGATGTATCAGGAGCTCTCGCCTGAAACAAATGAGTTTTTTACTTTTATGAATGAACGTGAATTGATGGATCTTGAAGCCAAGAAGGGAAAGGAAGCGGGCGGTTACTGCACGTTTATTGAAAACTATGAAGCCCCGTTTATTTTCTCAAACTTTAACGGAACTTCAGGTGATATTGATGTCTTAACGCATGAAGCAGGACATGCATTCCAGGTCTATATGAGCAGACATACAGACATTCCGGAATATGTCTGGCCGACGCATGAAGCGGCAGAAATCCATTCAATGAGTATGGAATTTTTGACGTGGCCGTGGATGGAAAATTTCTTTGGGGAACAAACAGAGAAGTATAAGTTTGCACATTTAAGCAGTGGTATTTTATTCTTGCCTTATGGGGTTGCCGTTGATGAGTTTCAGCACCGCATTTATGAAAAGCCGGATATGACACCTGCTGAGAGAAAAGCAGTATGGAAAGAGCTTGAGGAAATCTATTTGCCGCACCGTAATTACGGGGATCACAACTATTTAAACAGCGGCGGTGTATGGCAGCGCCAGGGTCATATCTATGAAGCGCCATTCTACTATATTGACTATACACTTGCCCAGATTTGTGCATTTCAATTCTGGAAAAAATCAAGAGAAGATTTTGACGCGGCCTGGAAGGACTATGTACATTTATGCAAGCTTGGCGGTTCGAAATCATTCACAGAACTGGTGAAAGAAGCAAATCTCAAATCACCTTTTGAAGAAGGTAGTCTTGAGTCGGTTGTGAAAGAAATTGAGAATTGGCTTGATGGCGTGGATGATAAAAAGCTTTAA
- a CDS encoding GNAT family N-acetyltransferase, whose protein sequence is MNKNLYVFKNNKRYDVLIRNYHEQDFEDLIDLQRKAFPPPFPPDLLWNHEQLTSHITRFPEGALCIQVDGRTAGSITALRTNHPNESHTWEQITSDGYIKNHEDDGEVLYIVDICIDPDYRGLGLGKELMRAMYETVVYLGVKKLAGGSRMPGYKKVQDQMTVEKYYEKVVKGELNDPVVTFLMKSGRMPERLMKNYLEDEDSADCAVLMTWKNPFMT, encoded by the coding sequence ATGAATAAAAATCTATATGTTTTCAAAAATAATAAAAGATATGATGTATTAATACGAAATTATCATGAACAGGATTTTGAGGATTTAATTGACCTGCAGCGAAAAGCATTTCCTCCACCCTTTCCACCGGACCTTTTGTGGAATCATGAACAGCTGACTTCACATATTACGAGATTTCCTGAAGGCGCACTCTGCATTCAGGTTGACGGCCGGACAGCAGGATCTATTACTGCACTCAGAACAAATCACCCAAACGAAAGCCATACCTGGGAACAAATCACTTCAGACGGTTATATTAAAAACCATGAAGATGATGGCGAAGTGCTCTATATTGTGGATATTTGTATTGATCCTGATTACAGAGGTCTCGGGCTTGGAAAAGAATTAATGAGAGCAATGTATGAAACCGTCGTCTATCTTGGTGTTAAAAAACTCGCCGGCGGGAGCAGAATGCCCGGCTACAAAAAAGTACAGGATCAGATGACTGTTGAAAAGTATTATGAAAAGGTTGTTAAAGGAGAATTAAATGATCCGGTCGTGACATTTCTGATGAAGTCCGGCAGAATGCCTGAGCGGCTGATGAAGAACTACCTTGAGGATGAAGATTCAGCAGACTGTGCTGTGCTGATGACATGGAAAAACCCTTTTATGACATAA
- a CDS encoding phosphocarrier protein HPr encodes MTQKTFTVTAETGIHARPATILVQNASKFDSDIQLEYKGKKVNLKSIMGVMSLGVGKDAEITIYADGSDEEEALASLEETLKNEGLA; translated from the coding sequence ATGACACAAAAAACTTTTACAGTAACAGCAGAAACTGGGATTCATGCACGTCCAGCTACTATTCTGGTACAAAACGCAAGTAAATTCGATTCTGATATCCAGCTTGAGTACAAGGGGAAGAAAGTAAACCTTAAATCAATCATGGGTGTTATGTCTCTAGGTGTAGGGAAAGACGCTGAAATCACAATTTATGCTGATGGAAGCGATGAAGAGGAAGCGCTGGCAAGTCTTGAAGAAACACTAAAGAACGAAGGTTTGGCGTAA
- the ptsP gene encoding phosphoenolpyruvate--protein phosphotransferase has translation MSSVLKGIAASSGIAIAKAYRLVEPDLSFEQKKVENADQEVQRFQEALQTSKQELEVIRDRAKTELGEDKAAIFEAHLLVLSDPELVSPIEDKIKNEQVNAEAALKETADMFVMMFEQMDNEYMKERAADIRDVTKRVLSHLLGVKVLNPSMISEEVVVIADDLTPSDTAQLNREFVKGFTTNIGGRTSHSAIMARSMEIPAVVGTKEATVTIENGDMVIVDGLNGEVHVNPTEEIISKYKQEAADFADQKAEWAKLVDEKTVTANGRHVELAANIGTPGDLQGVTNNGGEGIGLYRTEFLYMGRTELPSEDEQFESYKAVLEGMKGKPVVVRTLDIGGDKELPYLNLPEEMNPFLGFRAIRLCLEQTDLFRTQLRALLRASSYGNLKVMFPMISNLQEFRAAKSLLLEVKEELIAEGTEVSDSIEVGIMVEIPSTAVMADQFAKEVDFFSIGTNDLIQYTMAADRMNERVSYLYQPYNPAILRLIKMVIDASHKEGKWTGMCGEMAGDEIAIPILLGLGLDEFSMSATSILPARTQIKQLSDDKMKALAEHVLTLSTNEEVIEAVKKK, from the coding sequence ATGTCTTCAGTATTAAAAGGAATTGCGGCATCAAGCGGGATTGCAATTGCAAAGGCTTACCGTCTTGTAGAGCCTGATTTGTCTTTCGAGCAGAAGAAGGTTGAAAATGCAGATCAGGAAGTACAGCGCTTCCAGGAAGCACTACAGACATCAAAGCAGGAGCTTGAAGTCATCCGTGACCGTGCCAAAACAGAACTTGGTGAAGATAAAGCGGCAATCTTTGAAGCGCATCTGCTTGTTTTAAGTGATCCTGAACTGGTTTCTCCAATTGAGGACAAGATCAAAAACGAGCAGGTTAACGCAGAAGCAGCACTTAAAGAGACGGCAGATATGTTTGTTATGATGTTTGAACAGATGGATAACGAGTACATGAAAGAACGTGCTGCTGATATCCGTGACGTTACAAAACGCGTACTATCGCATCTGCTTGGTGTAAAGGTACTTAATCCGAGCATGATCTCAGAAGAAGTTGTTGTCATTGCTGACGACTTAACACCTTCCGACACTGCTCAGTTAAACCGTGAATTTGTTAAAGGTTTTACAACAAACATCGGAGGCCGTACGTCACACTCAGCGATTATGGCACGCTCAATGGAAATTCCTGCAGTAGTAGGAACGAAAGAAGCGACTGTAACAATTGAAAATGGCGATATGGTGATTGTTGATGGACTGAATGGTGAAGTTCATGTAAATCCAACTGAAGAAATCATCAGTAAATACAAGCAGGAGGCTGCTGACTTCGCTGATCAGAAGGCAGAGTGGGCAAAGCTTGTTGATGAAAAGACAGTAACAGCAAATGGCCGTCACGTGGAACTCGCTGCAAACATCGGAACACCTGGAGACCTTCAGGGTGTAACAAACAACGGTGGTGAGGGCATTGGTCTTTACCGTACAGAGTTTTTATACATGGGAAGAACTGAACTTCCTTCAGAGGATGAGCAGTTCGAATCTTATAAAGCAGTGTTAGAAGGAATGAAAGGTAAGCCTGTTGTTGTCCGTACGCTTGATATCGGCGGAGACAAAGAGCTTCCTTATCTGAACCTGCCTGAAGAAATGAATCCATTCCTTGGTTTCCGTGCGATCAGACTTTGCCTTGAGCAGACTGATCTGTTCCGTACACAGCTGCGAGCACTGCTTCGTGCAAGCTCATACGGAAATCTTAAAGTCATGTTCCCGATGATTTCAAACCTTCAGGAATTCAGAGCGGCAAAATCGCTCCTTCTTGAAGTAAAAGAAGAGCTGATTGCTGAAGGCACAGAAGTGTCTGATTCAATTGAAGTCGGAATCATGGTGGAGATTCCATCAACTGCAGTTATGGCTGACCAGTTTGCGAAAGAAGTAGATTTCTTCAGCATTGGTACAAATGACCTGATTCAGTACACGATGGCTGCTGACCGCATGAATGAAAGAGTGTCATATCTTTATCAGCCATATAACCCGGCGATTCTTCGTCTGATTAAAATGGTGATTGATGCTTCTCATAAAGAAGGTAAGTGGACTGGTATGTGTGGAGAAATGGCTGGAGATGAAATTGCGATTCCGATCCTGCTTGGACTTGGACTTGATGAATTCTCTATGAGCGCAACTTCTATTCTGCCTGCACGTACTCAGATTAAACAGCTTTCAGATGATAAAATGAAGGCACTGGCTGAGCATGTGTTAACACTTTCAACAAATGAAGAAGTGATTGAAGCTGTAAAAAAGAAATAA
- a CDS encoding DUF58 domain-containing protein: MWLEARSSNRHILVLEVLTFISGLLFFLGSQFAVSAVFIIILIFIRFYLHYSQNAGSDLVLVDEEPVERLTVNDESEWSVVFKNGKYPLRNVSLTLGFTNHAVFMDHETEKAGNAIHWNGHLSLDQYEEVRISIPFEAIRRGKMKMVSCQLYVPHLFGYGYKILQYKGHFKQEKRIYPEIEKVNLLPVPASQKPGEEAASFSLYEDLTLPAGTREYRMGDTMQRINWSAFAKTGQLQTNLYEPVIEEKYMLILNVTYKHAKNIHFEKFIKQAAYIMTEAHRKNQPFGLCVNVRTKASPNFYFIAPDRGVSHTRRCLEMLSVLSLGDATLPVNVLLNQLAIMQVPATDYILIGDIGSAERLLSLKGRVWTVSGGATGIWKQQSGIH; encoded by the coding sequence ATGTGGCTTGAAGCAAGGTCTTCAAACAGACATATCCTGGTTTTAGAAGTTCTGACATTCATCAGCGGTCTTTTATTCTTTTTAGGCAGCCAGTTCGCAGTCAGTGCTGTATTTATCATCATTCTTATTTTCATCAGGTTTTATCTTCATTACAGTCAAAACGCTGGTTCTGATCTTGTTCTGGTTGATGAGGAGCCAGTTGAGAGGCTTACTGTGAATGATGAGTCTGAGTGGTCAGTCGTTTTTAAAAATGGGAAATATCCGCTAAGAAACGTTTCACTAACACTTGGATTTACTAATCATGCAGTATTTATGGATCACGAAACGGAGAAGGCAGGCAATGCGATTCACTGGAATGGCCACCTTTCACTTGATCAGTATGAGGAAGTCAGAATCAGTATCCCTTTTGAAGCAATTAGGAGGGGTAAGATGAAAATGGTGTCCTGTCAGCTTTACGTGCCGCATCTATTTGGATATGGTTATAAAATTCTACAGTATAAAGGGCATTTTAAACAGGAAAAGCGGATATATCCTGAAATTGAAAAGGTGAATCTTTTACCTGTTCCTGCATCACAAAAACCTGGGGAAGAAGCTGCCTCTTTTTCACTGTATGAAGATCTGACGCTGCCTGCAGGTACGAGGGAATACAGAATGGGTGACACCATGCAGCGCATTAACTGGTCAGCATTTGCTAAGACCGGACAGCTGCAGACAAATCTATATGAACCTGTTATTGAAGAAAAATATATGCTGATATTAAATGTGACTTATAAGCACGCGAAAAACATCCATTTTGAAAAATTTATTAAGCAGGCTGCCTATATCATGACTGAGGCTCACAGAAAAAATCAGCCCTTTGGTCTGTGTGTAAATGTCAGAACAAAAGCATCGCCGAATTTCTATTTTATCGCTCCTGACAGAGGAGTCAGTCACACGAGAAGATGTCTTGAGATGCTCAGTGTACTGTCACTCGGTGATGCAACACTTCCTGTGAATGTCCTGCTGAATCAGCTTGCGATTATGCAGGTTCCTGCAACGGATTATATTCTGATCGGGGATATTGGCTCTGCAGAAAGGCTGTTATCTTTAAAAGGCAGAGTCTGGACAGTGAGCGGAGGTGCGACGGGCATATGGAAACAGCAGTCAGGCATTCACTAA
- a CDS encoding SDR family NAD(P)-dependent oxidoreductase — protein sequence MKTVVVTGAANGIGLAIAKAYVNEGAFVYMADINSDKLTEEAGKLENAEAMTADVSKYEDVKKLFTHVKEQSGSIDILINNAGISKFKSIWEVTVEDWESILHTNLSSVFYCSREAALLMDQGGSIVNLCSTRAHMSEPNTEGYAATKGGIFALTHSLAVTLSEKDITVNAISPGWIHTGDYEELREVDHGQHLSNRVGKPEDIARACLFLTDEANNFINGENLVIDGGMTRKMIYEH from the coding sequence ATGAAAACCGTAGTCGTAACAGGTGCTGCAAATGGAATCGGACTGGCTATTGCAAAAGCTTATGTGAATGAAGGCGCTTTTGTCTATATGGCAGATATCAATTCAGACAAGCTGACAGAAGAAGCCGGTAAATTAGAAAATGCAGAGGCAATGACAGCTGATGTGTCTAAATATGAAGACGTCAAAAAACTTTTCACTCATGTAAAAGAACAGTCTGGTTCAATTGATATTCTAATTAACAATGCAGGGATTTCAAAGTTCAAATCGATCTGGGAAGTCACAGTTGAAGACTGGGAAAGCATTCTGCATACAAACCTTTCGAGTGTTTTTTACTGTTCCAGAGAAGCAGCTTTATTAATGGATCAGGGAGGATCAATCGTCAATCTCTGTTCCACACGTGCCCATATGTCTGAGCCGAACACTGAAGGCTATGCAGCGACTAAAGGAGGCATTTTTGCACTCACTCACTCGCTGGCAGTGACCCTGTCTGAAAAAGATATTACGGTTAATGCAATCAGTCCCGGCTGGATTCATACGGGTGATTATGAAGAACTGAGGGAAGTAGATCACGGTCAGCATCTTTCCAACAGAGTCGGAAAGCCGGAGGATATTGCGAGAGCATGCCTGTTTTTGACAGATGAAGCGAATAACTTCATTAATGGTGAAAATCTTGTCATTGATGGCGGGATGACGAGAAAAATGATTTATGAGCACTAA
- a CDS encoding ATP-dependent Clp protease ATP-binding subunit, producing MICQKCQSKPANIQFRVQLNDQVQDFHLCSACYKEERSKLHAAMNKKGNDQFQPFGQAKQQESEAQSHEGLLEEYGRNLTNLADAGLIDPVIGRDAEIEQMIEILNRRNKNNPVLIGEPGIGKTAAAEGLALKIAEGTVPQKLKQKEVILLDVASLVSNTGIRGQFEERMKQLISELQQRKNVILFIDEIHQIVGAGSAEGSMDAGNILKPALARGEMQLVGATTLSEYRKIEKDAALERRFQPIHLKEPSIPEAIEILKGLAPRYEEFHSVQYSPEAIEATVTLSKRYIQDRFLPDKAIDLMDEAGSKLNLTLDNADLAAVEKRLKAIYAEKEEALKHEEYEKAAKLRDEEEELEKALNKPATSEKPVVGIELIQKLIERKTGIPVGKLEQDEHKKMTELEENLRTHVIGQNEAVKRVAKAVRRSRAGLKSKNRPAGSFLFVGPTGVGKTELSKTLAEELFGSKDHMIRLDMSEYMEKHSVSKLIGSPPGYVGHDQAGQLTEKVRRSPYTILLLDEIEKAHPDVMHMFLQIMEDGRLTDSQGRTVSFKETVIIMTSNAGVGTRKKAVGFGATQAADEASILESLSDFFKPEFLNRFDSIIEFDSLGKEHLIKIVDLMLNELNELIEEQQMTLEVTEEVKAKIADLGYHPSFGARPLRRVIQEKIEDQVTDFMYDYPEEKQLRAVLVGEEIKIEKVLK from the coding sequence ATGATTTGTCAAAAATGCCAGAGTAAGCCTGCAAATATACAATTCAGAGTTCAATTAAATGATCAGGTTCAGGATTTTCATTTGTGCTCCGCTTGCTATAAAGAAGAGCGCTCAAAGCTTCATGCTGCAATGAATAAAAAAGGCAATGATCAATTCCAGCCTTTCGGACAGGCGAAGCAGCAGGAGTCTGAAGCACAGTCTCATGAAGGACTGTTAGAGGAGTATGGAAGAAATCTGACTAACCTGGCTGATGCAGGTCTAATTGACCCTGTGATTGGCCGTGATGCTGAAATAGAACAAATGATTGAGATTCTGAACAGAAGAAACAAAAATAACCCTGTCTTAATTGGTGAGCCGGGTATCGGTAAAACCGCTGCCGCTGAAGGACTTGCACTGAAAATTGCTGAAGGTACTGTTCCGCAGAAGCTGAAGCAAAAAGAAGTGATTCTGTTAGACGTAGCCTCCCTTGTTTCAAATACAGGGATCAGAGGACAATTTGAAGAGAGAATGAAACAGCTGATCAGTGAGCTGCAGCAGCGTAAAAACGTGATCCTGTTTATTGATGAGATTCACCAGATTGTCGGTGCAGGCTCAGCAGAAGGTTCAATGGATGCAGGAAACATTTTAAAACCTGCTCTTGCACGCGGTGAAATGCAGCTGGTCGGTGCTACAACACTAAGTGAATACAGAAAGATTGAAAAGGATGCCGCACTGGAGCGCCGTTTCCAGCCGATTCATTTAAAAGAGCCTTCTATTCCAGAAGCAATTGAGATTCTTAAAGGACTCGCACCGAGATATGAAGAGTTTCACAGCGTACAATACAGCCCTGAAGCAATTGAAGCGACGGTGACATTATCAAAACGTTACATTCAGGACCGGTTCCTTCCTGATAAAGCAATTGATCTGATGGATGAAGCAGGTTCGAAGCTGAATCTAACATTAGACAACGCTGATCTGGCTGCTGTGGAGAAACGGTTAAAAGCGATTTACGCTGAGAAAGAAGAAGCGCTTAAACATGAGGAATACGAAAAAGCAGCTAAATTAAGAGATGAAGAAGAAGAACTTGAAAAAGCGTTGAACAAGCCTGCGACTTCAGAAAAGCCTGTCGTTGGTATTGAATTAATACAGAAACTCATAGAACGGAAAACAGGAATTCCTGTCGGAAAGCTAGAACAGGATGAGCATAAGAAAATGACTGAGCTTGAAGAAAATCTGCGCACACATGTAATCGGACAAAACGAAGCCGTAAAACGTGTTGCAAAAGCTGTACGCAGAAGCCGTGCAGGTCTTAAATCTAAAAATCGCCCAGCTGGTTCATTCCTCTTTGTTGGTCCGACCGGTGTTGGTAAAACTGAATTATCCAAAACACTCGCAGAAGAATTATTTGGTTCAAAAGACCATATGATCCGTCTTGATATGAGTGAATACATGGAGAAACACAGCGTATCAAAACTGATCGGTTCACCGCCTGGATATGTAGGACATGATCAGGCTGGACAGCTGACTGAAAAAGTCCGCCGTTCTCCTTATACCATCCTGCTGCTGGACGAGATTGAAAAAGCGCATCCTGACGTCATGCATATGTTCCTTCAGATTATGGAAGATGGACGATTGACTGACAGTCAGGGCCGCACAGTCAGCTTTAAAGAAACGGTGATCATCATGACAAGTAACGCCGGAGTTGGAACAAGAAAGAAAGCTGTAGGCTTTGGTGCAACACAGGCAGCTGATGAAGCATCCATTCTTGAATCACTCAGCGACTTTTTCAAGCCGGAATTCCTGAACAGATTCGATAGTATTATTGAATTCGATTCACTTGGAAAAGAGCACCTGATCAAGATTGTTGACCTGATGTTGAATGAGTTAAATGAGCTGATTGAAGAACAGCAGATGACACTCGAGGTGACAGAGGAAGTCAAAGCAAAAATTGCTGATCTCGGCTATCATCCATCATTTGGTGCACGTCCGCTCAGAAGAGTGATTCAGGAGAAAATTGAAGATCAGGTTACTGACTTTATGTACGATTACCCTGAAGAAAAGCAGCTGAGAGCCGTGCTTGTTGGTGAGGAAATTAAAATTGAAAAGGTTTTAAAATAA
- a CDS encoding DUF4129 domain-containing protein, translating to METAVRHSLKLSSALLFDSLFPLMILTVIAAGGIFPIHYAALLYGSGLFILALFIRNIRQAGTLLIVFGSLLALFFSGWSALPVIALGIFLFWRLLARSYHQDTQDITTVQLILLMIVFISVYNFQLTYEVYPPGLVILSLIGGFMLYSAAPYFSSYTGTKALKLYTKWSGLFLASAIILYLLISPFRLLLIEGVNLMISWVTLLLYQTGIDIDVPEIVLEEAEPSEGGDLFSPNPFGVTEIEQTVRVGTVELVALIAGLLVLTLFTWKIVKKFRGPLQYKQNNQSGMVIRRKDADQPASLKMAVPNHVIRKEMLKLEKKAQKKDAGRRKSETVREWFTRLNVQHAQDFAVIYEKIRYAGKELTESEYKAFEQFVKDFEKRVNNF from the coding sequence ATGGAAACAGCAGTCAGGCATTCACTAAAATTATCATCAGCATTATTATTTGATTCTCTTTTTCCTCTTATGATTCTTACAGTCATTGCAGCAGGGGGAATATTTCCGATCCATTATGCTGCTCTGCTATATGGTTCAGGTTTGTTTATCCTTGCATTATTTATAAGAAATATCCGTCAGGCAGGAACTCTGCTAATTGTTTTTGGCTCCCTTCTTGCGCTGTTTTTCAGCGGCTGGTCAGCGCTACCTGTTATTGCGCTTGGTATATTTTTATTCTGGCGTTTGCTGGCGAGGTCTTATCATCAGGATACACAAGACATCACAACCGTTCAGCTTATTCTTTTAATGATTGTTTTCATCAGTGTCTACAATTTTCAGTTAACCTATGAAGTCTATCCCCCGGGACTTGTGATTCTTTCACTGATTGGAGGCTTTATGTTATATAGCGCTGCTCCTTACTTCAGCAGTTATACCGGAACGAAGGCTTTGAAGCTGTATACCAAATGGTCAGGTTTATTTCTGGCCAGTGCAATCATCCTTTATCTTTTGATCAGTCCTTTCAGGCTTCTTCTTATAGAAGGAGTCAATCTAATGATCTCATGGGTAACACTTCTTCTTTACCAGACAGGCATTGATATTGATGTGCCGGAGATTGTTTTGGAGGAAGCTGAACCATCTGAAGGAGGGGACCTGTTCAGCCCTAATCCTTTCGGAGTGACTGAGATTGAACAAACAGTCAGGGTTGGTACCGTGGAGCTTGTTGCATTAATCGCGGGTCTGCTGGTACTGACTCTCTTCACATGGAAAATAGTGAAAAAATTTAGAGGGCCGCTTCAATATAAGCAGAATAATCAAAGTGGAATGGTCATACGCAGAAAAGATGCTGATCAGCCAGCCTCATTAAAAATGGCAGTACCAAATCATGTGATCAGAAAAGAAATGCTGAAGCTGGAGAAAAAAGCGCAAAAAAAGGATGCAGGAAGGCGGAAGTCAGAAACAGTCCGGGAATGGTTTACACGATTGAATGTTCAGCACGCACAGGATTTTGCAGTTATCTATGAAAAGATCCGTTATGCCGGGAAAGAATTAACAGAGTCTGAATATAAAGCTTTTGAACAATTTGTTAAGGATTTTGAAAAAAGGGTAAATAATTTCTGA
- a CDS encoding AAA family ATPase, which yields MKNALIEEVGKAVVGREKEVELLTIALLQGGHVLLESVPGTGKTLLAKSFAKACGGDFARVQFTPDVLPSDVTGLHYFNPETRTFELKKGPVMTNFLLADEINRATPRTQSSLLEVMEEKQVTIDGETLTSAFPFMVIATQNPVESQQGTFPLPYAQLDRFMFKLPSDYPDYEDEAGILKQWVSKRELPLLKEVVAIEEIKKASREVRDVTVHNEITDYILTLIRATRSHESIEYGASPRAAVTLLKAAQGSAYLQNRSYVLPEDVKKLFHYVLGHRIQLTPEASLMKNNEQVLDDVIASADAPVELRL from the coding sequence ATGAAAAACGCACTGATCGAAGAAGTTGGAAAAGCAGTCGTAGGAAGAGAAAAAGAAGTAGAATTATTAACGATCGCACTCCTGCAGGGTGGACATGTACTGCTTGAGAGTGTTCCAGGCACGGGGAAAACGCTGCTGGCTAAATCATTTGCTAAAGCATGTGGAGGGGACTTTGCACGTGTACAGTTTACACCGGATGTGCTGCCATCTGACGTGACAGGGCTTCATTATTTTAATCCTGAAACAAGAACCTTTGAACTGAAAAAAGGACCTGTGATGACGAATTTTCTGCTTGCTGATGAAATTAACAGGGCTACTCCGAGAACACAGTCTAGTCTTCTTGAAGTAATGGAAGAAAAGCAGGTCACGATTGATGGGGAAACGCTGACTTCTGCATTTCCTTTTATGGTCATTGCAACCCAAAACCCGGTTGAGTCTCAGCAGGGAACTTTTCCGCTTCCCTATGCTCAGCTGGACCGTTTCATGTTCAAACTGCCTTCTGATTATCCGGACTATGAAGATGAAGCCGGCATTTTAAAGCAATGGGTGTCTAAACGTGAACTTCCTCTTTTGAAAGAAGTGGTTGCAATAGAAGAGATAAAGAAGGCATCTAGAGAAGTAAGAGACGTGACCGTACATAACGAAATAACAGATTATATTCTGACGCTGATCAGGGCAACGCGATCCCATGAGTCAATCGAGTACGGGGCCAGCCCGAGAGCTGCTGTGACGCTGCTTAAGGCAGCACAGGGCTCAGCCTATCTGCAGAACAGAAGCTATGTGCTTCCGGAAGATGTGAAAAAATTGTTTCATTACGTGCTTGGACACCGGATCCAGCTGACTCCTGAAGCATCATTAATGAAAAATAATGAGCAGGTCTTAGACGATGTAATCGCTTCAGCTGATGCACCGGTTGAATTGAGGCTTTAA